In a single window of the Coffea eugenioides isolate CCC68of chromosome 3, Ceug_1.0, whole genome shotgun sequence genome:
- the LOC113765972 gene encoding MDIS1-interacting receptor like kinase 2-like, producing MAEGRGSDCFSKLLGSRQQQRSIAAKPKTFDTAAVAHTDSSSSADADAAYPKQSDFPHPHHHDAVDSDGVPTSGISRPLSEILKELNKKVPDSLISARTEPNGFSVKYIPCWEDRINTGFICGTYINLRKLELNSKVVMGSFEFISIFIMVLLFPSSHPKAKGVASDSASEAAGLLKWKASFQNQNNSLLASWNLHSINGKNSSNLPCTWAGISCINGSVSKLNLSEYSIKGSLYDFPFSTLPNLEYLNLSLNQIFGSIPREIGNLSKLIYLDFSVNELSEEIPPEICNLRNLTHLDLYSNQLSGPIPSGIGTLHNLIKLFLEDNNLTGPIPSTFGNLTKLVKLYLFQNHLYGPIPPAMGYLISLQFLMLYQNNLTGAIPNSLGNLTNLTHLQNQLNGSIPVSIGNLSNLNELHLRENQFSGTIPEELGNLKKLVVLDLDQNQLSGPLPELLCRNGTLQNITVSENKLTGPIPRSLKYCSSLIKARFNGNHFHGNLSEMFGIYPFLYFIDLSNNEFHGELSSSWGKCKSLTTLKVGKNNITGGIPPEIGTSTQLQALDLSSNYLSGKIPRGVGKLASMLNLYLNDNQLTGSIPQELGMLTKLLYLDLSTNSLNGSIPEHLGDLRYLFHMNLSNNIFTQKIPFQIGKLTQLSELDLSRNFFTGEIPSEFQSLQNLGTLDDLSHNNLSGVIPKALVKLPGLLHINISFNNLEGPIPSGRAFMNLTKEEVQGNKGLCGNITGLLACGSYPLIKTHVKDKQKKLLIA from the exons ATGGCAGAAGGCAGAGGCAGCGACTGCTTCAGTAAACTGCTTGGTAGTAGGCAGCAGCAGCGCTCCATCGCTGCCAAACCTAAAACTTTTGACACTGCTGCTGTTGCTCATACTGATTCATCATCATCAGCTGATGCTGATGCTGCTTATCCAAAGCAATCTGATTTCCCCCACCCCCACCACCACGACGCCGTCGATTCCGATGGGGTGCCCACTTCAGGAATAAGCAGACCCCTTTCGGAAATCTTGAAAGAGCTCAACAAGAAAGTACCAGATTCTCTCATCAGTGCCCGCACCGAACCCAATGGCTTCTCCGTCAAATACATCCCCTG CTGGGAAGACAGGATAAATACTGGCTTCATTTGCGGTACATATATCAACCTGCGCAAACTTGAGTTGAACTCGAAAGTAGTCATGGGTTCTTTTGAATTTATCTCTATATTCATTATGGTCCTACTTTTCCCATCATCTCATCCCAAAGCCAAAGGTGTCGCTTCAGATTCTGCTAGTGAGGCGGCTGGTCTTTTGAAATGGAAGGCCAGTTTTCAAAACCAGAACAATAGCTTGCTAGCCTCGTGGAACCTCCATTCCATCAACGGCAAGAATTCTTCCAACCTTCCATGCACTTGGGCTGGCATTTCATGCATTAATGGAAGTGTCAGCAAGTTGAATCTCTCAGAGTACAGCATAAAAGGTAGCCTTTATGACTTCCCATTTTCAACCCTCCCAAATCTTGAATATCTTAATCTTAGCCTGAATCAGATCTTTGGCAGCATACCTCGTGAAATAGGTAACCTGTCCAAGCTCATTTATCTTGATTTCTCAGTTAATGAGTTGTCAGAAGAAATCCCACCTGAAATTTGCAACTTGAGAAATTTGACTCATTTAGATCTCTATAGTAATCAACTTTCAGGTCCAATTCCATCAGGAATAGGAACTCTGCATAATTTGATTAAACTTTTTCTGGAGGACAACAATTTAACAGGTCCAATTCCATCCACTTTTGGCAACCTCACCAAGCTAGTGAAGTTATATCTTTTCCAAAATCACCTATATGGTCCCATTCCCCCGGCGATGGGATATTTGATCTCACTCCAGTTTCTTATGTTGTATCAAAATAATCTTACTGGTGCAATCCCAAACTCACTGGGTAATTTGACCAATTTAACTCATCT TCAGAACCAACTTAATGGTTCTATTCCTGTTTCAATTGGTAATTTGAGTAACTTAAATGAATTGCATCTTCGAGAGAACCAATTTTCTGGTACAATTCCAGAAGAGCTTGGAAACCTGAAAAAGTTGGTAGTTTTGGATTTGGATCAAAATCAGTTATCTGGTCCATTGCCGGAACTGCTATGCCGAAATGGAACCCTCCAAAACATAACTGTATCTGAGAACAAGCTTACAGGTCCAATCCCTAGAAGCTTGAAATATTGCTCAAGCTTAATTAAGGCCCGCTTCAATGGGAACCATTTCCATGGTAACTTGTCAGAAATGTTTGGCATCTATCCCTTCCTGTATTTCATAGATCTCAGCAACAACGAATTCCATGGGGAACTCTCCAGCAGCTGGGGAAAATGCAAAAGCTTGACAACCCTGAAGGTTGGAAAGAACAACATCACAGGTGGTATACCTCCAGAAATTGGAACTTCAACTCAATTACAAGCACTTGATCTTTCTTCAAATTATTTATCTGGGAAGATACCAAGAGGAGTTGGGAAGTTGGCTTCTATGCTTAATCTATATTTGAATGACAACCAACTCACTGGCAGCATACCTCAGGAGTTGGGAATGCTAACAAAACTTCTTTATCTAGACCTGTCCACAAACTCCTTGAATGGATCTATTCCAGAACATTTGGGAGATTTGAGGTACTTGTTTCACATGAACTTGAGCAACAACATATTCACCCAAAAGATTCCattccaaattgggaagttGACCCAACTTTCTGAACTGGATTTGAGTCGAAATTTCTTCACAGGAGAGATACCATCTGAGTTCCAAAGTTTGCAAAATCTGGGAACATTGGATGATCTCTCACACAATAACCTCTCTGGTGTAATCCCAAAGGCTTTAGTAAAATTGCCTGGTTTATTGCACATTAATATTTCATTCAATAATTTAGAGGGTCCAATTCCGAGTGGTAGAGCCTTTATGAATTTAACCAAAGAGGAAGTACAGGGAAATAAAGGTCTATGCGGCAATATTACAGGGTTACTAGCTTGTGGAAGTTACCCGTTGATTAAAACGCATGTCAAGGATAAGCAGAAGAAACTTCTT ATTGCATGA
- the LOC113765973 gene encoding MDIS1-interacting receptor like kinase 2-like — MEKKFRNRRYGYEEGQFFSVCSYDGKALYKEIVMATEEFNDIFCIGKGDYGSVYRAELPSGDVIAVKKLHHVPEMAMHRSFLNEIKALTEIKHRNIVKLFGFCSNSRHSFLVYEYLERGSLAKILSMEEEAMELDWQKRLKIIKGIAHALSYMHHDCSPAIVHRDLSSNNILLDPEYEAHISDFGTSKFLKNDSSNWSSLAGTLGYVAPEFAYTMKVTEKCDVYSFGVLTMEVIKGKHPGDLIAYLMSSKPENIELKDLLDQRLLYPSQEIERSLKSVLKLVRACLHVDPQFRPTMLFITRLLSTGASYE, encoded by the exons ATGGAGAAAAAGTTCAGGAACAGAAGATATGGATATGAAGAAGGGCAATTTTTTTCTGTATGTTCTTATGACGGGAAAGCATTGTATAAAGAAATAGTAATGGCTACAGAAGAGTTCAATGACATATTTTGCATTGGGAAAGGGGATTATGGAAGTGTTTATAGAGCAGAGCTTCCATCAGGCGATGTGATAGCCGTAAAGAAGCTTCACCACGTGCCTGAGATGGCGATGCATAGAAGTTTCTTGAATGAGATAAAGGCCTTGACAGAAATCAAGCATCGAAACATTGTGAAACTCTTTGGCTTCTGCTCAAATTCTCGGCACTCATTTTTGGTTTATGAGTACCTTGAAAGAGGAAGCTTGGCAAAAATTTTGAGCATGGAAGAAGAAGCTATGGAGTTAGACTGGCAGAAGAGGTTGAAAATCATCAAAGGCATAGCTCATGCTTTATCTTACATGCATCATGATTGTTCACCAGCAATTGTACATCGAGACTTATCAAGCAACAACATTTTGCTTGATCCAGAATATGAGGCTCACATTTCTGATTTTGGTACTTCTAAGTTTCTGAAAAATGATTCATCTAATTGGAGTTCTCTTGCTGGCACACTTGGATATGTTGCACCAG AATTTGCCTACACAATGAAAGTAACTGAAAAGTGTGATGTTTATAGCTTTGGGGTCCTGACAATGGAAGTAATCAAAGGAAAGCATCCTGGTGACTTGATTGCTTATCTAATGTCTTCAAAGCCTGAAAACATAGAACTGAAAGACTTGCTCGACCAAAGACTTCTGTACCCcagtcaagaaattgaaaggAGTCTGAAATCCGTTCTCAAACTAGTAAGAGCTTGTCTACATGTTGATCCTCAATTTAGGCCAACAATGCTCTTTATTACCAGGTTGTTATCAACTGGTGCATCATATGAGTAA